One segment of Terriglobia bacterium DNA contains the following:
- a CDS encoding FRG domain-containing protein, with product MITCSAGLFSNCYRRNCVPEEPDVHQGAGNAHENARWSQVSLGDGIATYRLSAWAHFFDFLEEEVFQSALTNKQVYIWRGQRRSDWSLSSSLDRFFEKIGIIQKAPDVLETRSTEHLRSFKYAARGRRGPNPQTLEGENDWWALGQHYGLATPLLDWTRSPFAAAYFAFEENPTDQTATRVVYGLDQWAVMKRNVDIADLPSLEQGRVPIIEFIEPMSDENQRLVNQGGLFTRAPIGTPIEQWVAHAFEGISSPILMRIEIPNDDRLICLRTLDRMNINHLSLFPDLVGASRSVNLKSELGG from the coding sequence ATGATTACATGCAGTGCTGGTCTTTTTTCGAACTGCTATCGGAGGAATTGCGTGCCCGAGGAACCAGATGTTCACCAAGGGGCGGGTAACGCTCACGAGAATGCAAGGTGGTCACAAGTATCGCTGGGCGATGGGATCGCTACTTACCGTCTGAGTGCTTGGGCACATTTCTTTGACTTTCTCGAAGAGGAAGTGTTTCAGTCTGCTTTGACAAACAAGCAGGTGTATATTTGGCGTGGTCAAAGGCGGTCGGATTGGAGCCTAAGTTCTTCACTGGACCGTTTTTTCGAAAAGATTGGGATTATTCAGAAAGCGCCAGACGTTCTGGAGACTAGGTCGACAGAACACCTCCGATCATTCAAGTATGCGGCCCGAGGGCGAAGAGGGCCGAATCCGCAAACTCTCGAAGGTGAGAACGACTGGTGGGCATTAGGGCAGCATTACGGCCTAGCTACCCCACTACTCGATTGGACGCGGTCTCCGTTCGCTGCGGCATATTTCGCGTTTGAAGAAAATCCCACTGATCAGACCGCGACTCGAGTGGTCTACGGGTTGGACCAGTGGGCCGTAATGAAGCGGAATGTCGATATAGCTGACCTTCCGAGTTTGGAGCAGGGCCGGGTACCAATCATCGAATTCATAGAGCCGATGTCCGACGAAAATCAGAGACTCGTGAACCAGGGTGGCTTATTCACGCGAGCGCCTATCGGGACACCCATCGAGCAGTGGGTCGCCCACGCGTTCGAGGGTATTTCGAGCCCCATTTTGATGCGCATTGAGATTCCAAATGATGATCGACTCATCTGCCTTCGGACACTTGATCGGATGAATATCAACCATCTCTCCTTATTCCCGGACTTGGTTGGGGCGTCACGTTCCGTAAACTTGAAGTCTGAACTGGGAGGCTGA
- a CDS encoding sce7726 family protein: protein MMLEFASSCSHMRDIDIRRELRREMTLQHGRDPETLVVEELGLCQGLARVDLAVINGSIHGYEIKSEQDTLNRLPGQTQTYNRVFDYVTVVTSRKHADKIAKMVPNWWGISIAVPAESGVLLIKKRQAKKNRKTDSFALAQLLWRDEAIDALVSVGVTGIKSKPRQLLWRRLSLDIPQEELGRIIRTRLKQRSTRWRAPSQLTSGDGLSQPSAK, encoded by the coding sequence ATGATGCTAGAATTTGCATCATCTTGTTCCCATATGCGTGATATAGACATACGTCGAGAACTACGCCGGGAAATGACGCTCCAGCATGGGCGGGATCCTGAGACGCTGGTCGTTGAGGAGTTAGGGCTGTGCCAGGGGCTCGCTAGGGTTGATCTAGCCGTGATTAATGGAAGTATTCATGGCTACGAGATCAAGAGTGAACAGGACACCCTGAATCGATTGCCCGGCCAAACGCAGACGTATAACAGGGTCTTCGACTACGTGACAGTTGTGACCTCCCGCAAGCACGCCGACAAAATCGCAAAAATGGTGCCAAATTGGTGGGGGATTTCTATTGCGGTACCCGCTGAGTCTGGTGTGCTTTTAATAAAGAAGCGGCAGGCAAAGAAGAATAGGAAGACAGATTCATTCGCCCTAGCGCAACTGCTGTGGCGGGACGAAGCCATCGACGCTCTTGTCTCAGTTGGCGTCACGGGAATCAAAAGCAAGCCGCGGCAATTACTTTGGCGTCGACTCTCGCTTGATATTCCTCAAGAAGAACTCGGAAGGATTATCAGGACCCGCCTGAAGCAGCGTTCAACGCGTTGGCGAGCGCCCTCACAACTAACGTCAGGTGATGGTTTGTCCCAACCTTCCGCCAAGTAG
- a CDS encoding transposase produces the protein MPTGLVRYHQSGQSHFITFSCYGRLPLLREAWIRDLFVECLERTRREYLFRVYGYVVMPEHVHLLVSEPKKDTLAQALQALKVSVAGRARHYWPERDVPLWQKRYYDHNVRSHESFTDKLRYIHRNPVKRGLVENPEDWKWSSFRHYMTAEVGVVEVESQWTADRRNGRTPNLLTIPE, from the coding sequence GTGCCAACGGGACTCGTACGATATCACCAATCCGGGCAATCTCATTTCATCACCTTCAGTTGCTATGGGCGGCTTCCGCTTCTGCGGGAAGCGTGGATTCGAGATTTGTTCGTCGAATGCCTGGAGAGGACGCGGCGTGAATACCTGTTTCGAGTTTACGGGTATGTCGTGATGCCCGAGCATGTGCATCTGCTGGTGTCGGAACCGAAGAAGGACACGCTGGCGCAGGCGCTGCAGGCACTGAAGGTTTCGGTGGCGGGGAGAGCGCGGCATTACTGGCCGGAAAGAGACGTCCCGCTGTGGCAGAAGCGCTATTACGATCACAATGTCCGGTCACATGAGAGTTTCACCGACAAGTTGCGGTACATCCATCGGAACCCCGTGAAACGCGGTCTCGTTGAGAATCCCGAGGATTGGAAGTGGAGTAGTTTTCGACATTACATGACGGCGGAAGTTGGAGTGGTGGAGGTTGAGAGTCAGTGGACGGCGGATCGGAGAAACGGAAGAACCCCGAATTTGTTGACGATTCCAGAGTGA
- the aroE gene encoding shikimate dehydrogenase has translation MSLSANMSAARLMRLRLPKLCIAVTGADPNELVDKAEGLVSENPFLEFRLDYLKNPASAAPRIRKFLETRTDATVIATCRRAPNGGKFKGSLAAQLDVLLKSAAAGCQIVDIELESAEALRAGDLDKLRGRAAMLLSFHDFKHTRKIDETFARMKPFAADFYKIVTTATSLYDNVLMMKFLQENHDRYSLVGLCMGEQGIISRVLGLRAGSVFTFAAAGRGEETGPGQVTAAELRSVYRIDSVDAATRVYGVAGDPVEHSLSPVMMNAAFRREAVNAVYLALHAKKLDDLISCAREIPLSGYSVTMPYKEEILPKLEKTDAVSAQVGATNTVVRGQDGRLFGFNTDVAGVTVPLEERLSLQGARVLVLGAGGAARAAVHAVKSRGAEAFILNRTPASAQKLAKKAHAKTIKRADLAKLEFDVIINATPVGMGGNGQPLLNEKELKARYIFDMVYNPQETRLLALAKSKGLHTISGVEMFVQQGARQFEIWTGKPAPISEMRYAVTRELDNRAAAAAKSNGKAKKKH, from the coding sequence ATGTCCTTATCTGCCAACATGAGCGCCGCGCGCCTGATGCGCCTGCGCCTTCCCAAACTGTGCATCGCCGTCACCGGCGCCGATCCCAATGAACTTGTGGACAAGGCCGAGGGCCTCGTCTCCGAAAACCCGTTCCTTGAGTTCCGCCTCGACTATCTGAAGAATCCCGCATCCGCCGCACCGCGCATCCGCAAGTTCCTCGAAACCCGCACCGACGCCACCGTAATCGCCACCTGCCGTCGTGCGCCTAACGGCGGCAAGTTCAAGGGCTCGCTCGCCGCGCAACTCGACGTCCTCCTCAAGTCAGCCGCCGCCGGATGCCAGATCGTCGACATCGAACTCGAATCCGCCGAAGCCCTCCGCGCCGGCGATCTCGACAAGCTTCGCGGCCGCGCCGCCATGCTCCTGTCGTTCCACGACTTCAAGCACACGCGCAAGATCGACGAAACCTTCGCGCGCATGAAGCCCTTCGCCGCCGACTTCTACAAGATCGTCACCACGGCGACCAGCCTCTACGACAATGTCCTCATGATGAAGTTCCTGCAGGAGAACCACGATCGCTATTCGCTCGTCGGTCTCTGCATGGGCGAGCAGGGAATCATCTCCCGCGTTCTCGGCCTGCGCGCCGGAAGCGTCTTCACCTTCGCCGCCGCCGGCCGCGGCGAGGAAACCGGTCCCGGCCAAGTCACCGCCGCCGAGCTTCGCAGCGTCTATCGCATCGACAGCGTCGACGCCGCCACGCGCGTCTACGGTGTCGCCGGAGATCCCGTCGAACACTCGCTCTCGCCCGTCATGATGAACGCCGCCTTCCGCCGCGAAGCCGTCAACGCCGTCTACCTTGCGCTCCACGCCAAGAAGCTCGACGATCTCATCAGTTGCGCCCGCGAGATCCCCTTGAGCGGCTACAGCGTGACGATGCCTTACAAAGAGGAGATCCTGCCGAAGCTGGAGAAGACCGACGCTGTCTCCGCGCAAGTCGGCGCCACCAACACCGTCGTCCGCGGGCAGGACGGACGCCTCTTCGGCTTCAACACCGACGTTGCTGGCGTCACGGTTCCGCTCGAGGAGCGCCTTTCGCTTCAGGGAGCGCGTGTGCTCGTCCTCGGCGCCGGAGGCGCGGCCCGCGCCGCCGTTCACGCCGTGAAGTCACGCGGCGCCGAAGCCTTCATCCTCAATCGCACTCCCGCTTCGGCGCAGAAACTGGCCAAGAAAGCGCACGCCAAGACGATCAAGCGAGCCGATCTCGCGAAACTCGAGTTCGACGTCATCATCAACGCCACTCCGGTCGGAATGGGCGGCAACGGCCAACCGCTGCTCAACGAAAAAGAGCTGAAAGCTCGCTACATCTTCGACATGGTTTACAACCCGCAGGAGACTCGCCTTCTGGCCCTCGCGAAGTCGAAGGGGCTGCACACCATCAGCGGCGTCGAAATGTTCGTGCAGCAGGGCGCGCGCCAGTTCGAGATCTGGACCGGCAAGCCCGCACCCATCTCCGAAATGCGCTACGCCGTCACCCGCGAACTCGACAACCGGGCCGCAGCCGCAGCGAAATCCAACGGGAAGGCGAAAAAGAAACACTAA
- the amrA gene encoding AmmeMemoRadiSam system protein A, translating to MSSSSQLAEQSKIPSAEYSADERKLLLRFAHQSIRERLQGLEFEPPAPSAHLAEMRGGFTTLHIQGKLRGCIGYVVAMSPLYQTVIETASAAAFEDPRFMPLREPEAPLLQIEISVLSPLARIAPEEVEVGRHGLMISHRGHRGLLLPQVPMEWGWDRERFLSETCRKAGLSADAWRHGAEIEAFSAEVFSESSPAESLRD from the coding sequence GTGAGTTCCAGTTCACAACTCGCGGAGCAGTCCAAAATCCCTTCCGCCGAATATTCCGCCGACGAGCGCAAGCTGCTTCTCCGCTTCGCTCACCAGTCTATCCGCGAGCGCCTTCAGGGCCTCGAGTTCGAACCGCCCGCGCCCTCTGCGCACCTCGCCGAAATGCGCGGCGGTTTCACCACGTTGCACATCCAGGGAAAGCTGCGCGGCTGCATCGGCTACGTAGTCGCCATGAGCCCGCTATATCAGACGGTGATCGAGACCGCGTCAGCCGCTGCATTCGAAGATCCGCGCTTCATGCCCCTTCGCGAACCCGAAGCGCCGTTGCTGCAGATCGAAATCAGCGTGCTCTCGCCTCTTGCCCGCATCGCGCCCGAGGAAGTCGAAGTAGGCCGCCACGGCCTCATGATTTCGCATCGCGGCCATCGCGGGCTGCTTTTGCCGCAAGTGCCCATGGAATGGGGCTGGGACCGCGAGCGCTTCCTCTCCGAAACATGCCGCAAAGCCGGCCTTTCTGCCGACGCCTGGCGCCACGGCGCCGAGATCGAAGCCTTCAGCGCCGAAGTCTTCTCCGAATCCTCCCCCGCCGAATCCCTCCGTGACTGA
- the pgsA gene encoding CDP-diacylglycerol--glycerol-3-phosphate 3-phosphatidyltransferase has product MNLPNYITMGRIFSVPILIWILCSHYFPEAHGQRELIASGVFILASITDGLDGYLARHRGQVTTLGMLLDPLADKLMIAAAFVTLVQVAPELVAAWMAVIIIGREFLVSGLRSIAAQEGFTIQASDLGKFKMVVQIVAVVAVILAHRWVYWPIGPYIFPVHLIARIAIWFMVALSLISAIDYFVAFWSKIDRQAVKRRKRRVFVLSRRHKNNDVPAT; this is encoded by the coding sequence GTGAATCTGCCGAATTACATCACGATGGGTCGCATTTTCAGTGTGCCGATCCTTATCTGGATCCTATGCAGCCACTATTTTCCCGAGGCACACGGCCAGCGAGAGTTGATCGCCTCGGGCGTCTTCATCCTCGCTTCCATCACTGACGGGCTGGACGGCTACCTTGCACGCCACCGAGGCCAGGTCACAACCCTCGGCATGCTCCTCGACCCGCTTGCCGACAAGTTGATGATCGCCGCCGCCTTCGTCACGCTCGTGCAGGTCGCGCCTGAACTGGTCGCCGCGTGGATGGCCGTCATTATTATTGGGCGCGAGTTCCTCGTCAGTGGCCTGCGCTCCATTGCCGCGCAGGAAGGCTTCACCATCCAGGCCAGCGATCTCGGCAAGTTCAAAATGGTCGTCCAGATCGTCGCCGTCGTCGCCGTCATTTTGGCGCACCGCTGGGTGTACTGGCCCATCGGTCCTTACATCTTCCCGGTACACCTCATCGCGCGGATCGCCATCTGGTTCATGGTTGCGCTCTCGCTCATCTCGGCCATCGATTACTTCGTCGCCTTCTGGTCCAAGATTGACCGTCAGGCCGTCAAGCGGCGCAAGCGTCGTGTATTCGTCCTCAGCCGCCGCCACAAGAACAACGACGTTCCTGCGACATAG
- the lgt gene encoding prolipoprotein diacylglyceryl transferase, protein MIHIDWNPMPHLGPLPINWYGLTFALGFIVGGWLVWRWAAGFPELRANLESLMIWIAAGTVIGARLYYVAQNDTMQYLTHPWLILAVWQGGLAYFGGLFGAIAASVIYLHRHRLNFWRVADVFAPAIAIGSAIGRISCGLDGMDYGTPTKLPWGVIYENQNSYAPIDGVARHPDQYYELLGDLLIAWILLKLRGKMPNGALFVLYLILFSVLRFFVFFVRGSSPVVAFDLKNAQWTALAFLAFAIPAFLWRMHRKKTSAALAR, encoded by the coding sequence ATGATTCATATTGACTGGAACCCCATGCCGCACCTGGGGCCCCTGCCTATCAATTGGTACGGCCTCACGTTTGCACTGGGCTTCATCGTGGGCGGATGGCTGGTGTGGCGCTGGGCTGCAGGATTTCCCGAACTGCGCGCCAACCTCGAGTCCCTGATGATTTGGATCGCGGCCGGCACCGTGATTGGAGCCCGGCTCTACTACGTCGCCCAGAACGACACCATGCAGTACCTCACCCACCCATGGCTGATCCTGGCCGTCTGGCAAGGCGGACTAGCTTACTTCGGCGGCCTCTTTGGAGCGATCGCCGCCTCGGTAATTTATCTGCATCGGCACCGACTCAACTTTTGGAGAGTCGCAGACGTCTTTGCGCCCGCCATTGCTATCGGCTCCGCAATCGGACGAATCAGTTGCGGGCTTGACGGCATGGACTACGGCACTCCTACAAAGCTGCCGTGGGGCGTCATTTACGAAAACCAGAACAGCTACGCGCCCATCGATGGCGTCGCGCGCCACCCCGATCAGTATTACGAACTCCTCGGCGACCTGCTCATCGCGTGGATACTGCTGAAACTTCGTGGCAAGATGCCCAACGGCGCATTGTTCGTGCTGTACCTGATTCTCTTCAGCGTGTTGAGGTTCTTCGTCTTTTTTGTCCGAGGCAGTTCGCCGGTCGTGGCATTCGACCTCAAGAATGCTCAATGGACCGCCCTGGCTTTCCTGGCCTTTGCCATACCAGCCTTCCTGTGGCGAATGCATCGTAAGAAGACTTCCGCGGCACTCGCCCGGTAA
- a CDS encoding Glu/Leu/Phe/Val dehydrogenase yields MATVTTQETNPWEAQAARFDFAAQKLNLDEGLWKILSQSSREITVHIPVGMDDGHLEVFTGYRVQHSIARGPAKGGIRFSPDLNLDEVRALAAWMTWKCAVVNIPFGGAKGGIICDPKKMSMSELERMTRRYTAELIEFLGPEKDVPAPDMNTNEQVMAWMMDTYSMHMRQTVTAVVTGKPINIGGSRGRREATGRGVMIVTNQAMKKLGMSPESTRVVIQGFGNVGSNAARLMYEAGYKIVGIGEWDGGLYNPRGIDVDALWEHRQRNGVIHGFSGAEKADTADLLVAECEVLVPAATENVVTTQNAAQIKAKVLVEGANGPTTAAADDILADNHVFVIPDILANAGGVTASYFEWVQDRQGYFWKESQVNEQLEHIMVSSFDDVIRYAEMHNVNNRIAAYMLAIDRVAYTIRQRGIYA; encoded by the coding sequence ATGGCAACCGTAACTACGCAAGAAACGAATCCCTGGGAAGCCCAGGCTGCGCGCTTCGACTTCGCCGCGCAGAAACTCAACCTCGACGAGGGTCTCTGGAAGATCCTCAGCCAGTCCAGCCGCGAGATCACCGTCCACATTCCCGTGGGGATGGACGACGGGCACCTCGAAGTCTTTACCGGCTATCGCGTGCAGCACTCCATCGCGCGCGGCCCCGCCAAGGGCGGCATTCGCTTCTCGCCCGACCTCAACCTCGACGAAGTTCGCGCGCTCGCCGCCTGGATGACCTGGAAGTGCGCGGTCGTCAATATTCCCTTCGGAGGTGCCAAGGGCGGCATCATCTGCGATCCCAAGAAGATGTCGATGAGCGAACTGGAACGCATGACCCGCCGTTATACTGCCGAACTCATCGAATTCCTCGGTCCCGAAAAAGACGTTCCCGCCCCCGACATGAACACCAACGAGCAGGTGATGGCCTGGATGATGGACACCTACTCCATGCACATGCGCCAGACCGTTACTGCCGTCGTCACCGGCAAGCCCATCAACATTGGCGGATCGCGTGGTCGTCGCGAGGCGACCGGGCGCGGCGTCATGATCGTCACCAACCAGGCGATGAAGAAACTCGGCATGTCGCCCGAGAGCACGCGCGTCGTCATCCAGGGCTTCGGCAATGTGGGTTCCAATGCCGCTCGCCTCATGTACGAAGCAGGCTACAAGATCGTCGGCATCGGCGAGTGGGACGGCGGACTTTACAATCCCAGGGGCATCGACGTAGATGCGCTCTGGGAGCATCGCCAGCGCAACGGCGTAATCCACGGCTTCAGCGGGGCAGAGAAGGCCGACACCGCCGACCTCCTGGTCGCCGAATGCGAGGTGCTTGTTCCCGCAGCAACCGAGAATGTCGTCACGACTCAGAACGCGGCACAGATCAAGGCCAAGGTGCTAGTCGAAGGCGCCAACGGCCCAACCACCGCCGCCGCCGATGACATCCTCGCCGACAACCACGTCTTCGTCATCCCCGACATTCTGGCCAACGCCGGCGGCGTCACCGCTTCGTATTTCGAGTGGGTGCAGGATCGGCAGGGCTACTTCTGGAAGGAGTCGCAGGTCAACGAGCAACTGGAGCACATCATGGTTTCGTCGTTCGACGATGTGATCCGTTACGCGGAGATGCACAACGTCAACAACCGCATCGCAGCCTACATGCTCGCCATCGACCGCGTCGCCTACACCATCCGCCAGCGCGGAATTTACGCCTAG
- a CDS encoding metallopeptidase TldD-related protein, producing the protein MTNTETQPAAPAVETDLREIVTDVVKQAMEGGATAAEAVVGDGSEFSTVVRLGEVETLKESGSKALGVRVFRGKRAASTWTSDLSVEGVRGMVRSALELARITSEDPFSGIPEPDELGSLPGDLDLYYDDVYSLSNADRIDYARRAEKAAITADPRIKNSEGGTFDAALGRKVMANSHGFVGDYQRSYCSISAVPIAQDDKGNMQRDYWYSVSRTLSKLESPEEVGRIAAERTLRRIGSRKVKTARVPIVFDCNISKALLDHIFEAVTGDAVYRKASFLADKLGQKIAGSNITIIDDGTIVGGFGTSPFDSEGVPSRRTVVVENGELKSYLLNCYTARKLGMKTTGNAARGLAGTPGIGSGNFFLNPGTHSPKEIIGDIKEGLLVTEFLGFGVNLVTGDFSRGASGLWIENGELTYPVEEITVAGNLKDMLNNISEIGNDLEFRGALACPTLRIDGMTVAGE; encoded by the coding sequence ATGACGAATACTGAAACTCAACCCGCCGCCCCCGCCGTAGAAACCGACCTTCGCGAAATCGTCACCGACGTGGTGAAGCAAGCCATGGAAGGCGGCGCCACTGCCGCCGAAGCCGTCGTTGGCGACGGCTCCGAATTCTCCACCGTCGTCCGTCTCGGCGAAGTCGAGACCCTCAAGGAATCCGGCAGCAAAGCCCTCGGCGTCCGAGTCTTTCGCGGCAAACGTGCCGCCAGCACATGGACCAGCGATCTCTCCGTCGAAGGTGTGCGCGGCATGGTTCGCAGCGCGCTCGAACTCGCCAGGATCACATCCGAAGATCCCTTCAGCGGCATTCCCGAGCCCGACGAACTCGGTTCGCTCCCCGGCGACCTCGATCTTTATTACGACGACGTCTACTCGCTCTCCAACGCCGATCGCATCGACTACGCGCGTCGCGCCGAGAAGGCCGCGATTACTGCCGACCCGCGGATCAAGAACTCCGAAGGCGGCACCTTCGATGCCGCGCTCGGCCGCAAGGTCATGGCGAACTCGCACGGCTTCGTCGGTGACTACCAGCGCTCCTACTGCTCCATATCCGCCGTGCCCATCGCGCAGGACGACAAGGGCAACATGCAGCGCGACTACTGGTACTCGGTCTCGCGCACGCTGAGCAAACTCGAATCACCCGAAGAAGTCGGACGCATCGCCGCCGAGCGCACGCTGCGCCGTATCGGCTCACGCAAGGTGAAAACCGCTCGCGTCCCAATCGTCTTCGACTGCAATATTTCCAAGGCTCTGCTTGATCACATCTTCGAAGCCGTAACGGGCGATGCCGTCTATCGAAAGGCATCGTTCCTCGCCGACAAGCTCGGCCAGAAGATCGCCGGCTCCAACATCACGATCATCGATGACGGAACCATCGTCGGCGGCTTCGGCACCAGCCCGTTCGACTCCGAAGGCGTTCCCTCGCGCCGCACCGTCGTCGTCGAAAACGGCGAGTTGAAATCGTATCTCCTGAACTGCTATACCGCACGCAAGCTCGGCATGAAGACCACCGGCAACGCCGCGCGCGGACTCGCCGGAACTCCCGGCATCGGTTCCGGCAACTTCTTCCTCAATCCGGGCACGCACTCGCCAAAAGAAATCATCGGCGACATCAAGGAAGGCCTGTTGGTAACGGAATTCCTCGGCTTCGGTGTCAACCTCGTCACCGGCGACTTCTCTCGTGGCGCCTCGGGCCTGTGGATCGAAAACGGCGAACTCACTTACCCGGTCGAAGAGATTACTGTCGCCGGCAACTTGAAAGACATGCTCAATAACATCTCGGAAATCGGCAACGACCTCGAATTCCGCGGCGCCCTGGCCTGTCCCACGCTCCGCATCGATGGCATGACCGTTGCCGGAGAGTAG
- the tldD gene encoding metalloprotease TldD, which translates to MTSPEKRFFFEKYGLNEKDVERYLGAALSAGGDYADLYFEYLTSTALSLDESMVKSASQGISAGCGVRVISGERTGYAYTDDLAPEKILHAARTAALIASGPAKTPVVDLKTNRRHDLYPLALPPVDAEISTKLDLVVRADKAARAFDPRIKEVRASYADEFRNIFVVGSDGTYAEDAQPLARMSVFVLARDEKNSSKGTSGGGGRIPLDVFLNEKTPEHFAIEAARQALIQLDARECPAGEMEVVLGPGWPGILLHEAIGHGLEADFNRKQTSAFTGLLGKRVASEKCTVVDNGTVPGRRGSLNIDDEGNPTSDTVLIEKGILKGYLTDKLSARLMNMGNTGNGRRESYEHIPMPRMTNTYMLSGDDSPDDIIRSVKRGLYAVNFGGGQVDITNGKFVFSASEAYMIEDGKITAPVKNATLIGNGPDVLTRVSMVGNDLKLDEGVGTCGKDGQSVPVGVGIPTLKVDRLTVGGTGH; encoded by the coding sequence GTGACTTCTCCTGAAAAACGCTTCTTCTTCGAAAAATACGGGCTGAATGAGAAAGACGTCGAGCGCTACCTCGGGGCGGCTCTCTCCGCCGGCGGCGACTATGCCGATCTCTACTTCGAATACCTGACCTCGACAGCTCTCAGCCTCGACGAGTCCATGGTGAAGTCGGCCTCGCAGGGCATCAGTGCCGGATGCGGCGTTCGCGTCATCAGCGGCGAGCGTACCGGCTACGCCTACACCGACGATCTCGCGCCCGAAAAGATTCTTCACGCCGCCCGAACGGCCGCTCTCATCGCCAGCGGCCCGGCCAAGACCCCGGTGGTCGACCTGAAAACGAATCGCCGTCACGACCTCTACCCGCTCGCGCTGCCCCCGGTCGACGCCGAGATTTCGACCAAGCTCGATCTCGTCGTCCGAGCCGACAAGGCCGCCCGCGCCTTCGATCCCCGGATTAAAGAAGTTCGCGCCAGCTACGCCGACGAGTTTCGCAACATTTTCGTCGTCGGCTCCGACGGCACCTACGCCGAAGATGCGCAGCCTCTCGCGCGCATGAGCGTCTTCGTCCTCGCCCGCGACGAAAAGAATTCGTCGAAGGGAACCTCCGGCGGCGGTGGACGCATCCCGCTCGACGTCTTCCTCAACGAGAAGACGCCCGAGCATTTCGCCATCGAAGCCGCGCGCCAGGCGCTCATTCAACTCGACGCCCGAGAGTGTCCCGCCGGCGAAATGGAGGTCGTCCTCGGTCCCGGCTGGCCCGGCATTCTTCTTCACGAAGCCATCGGTCACGGCCTTGAAGCCGACTTCAACCGCAAGCAGACCTCGGCCTTCACCGGACTGCTGGGCAAGCGTGTCGCCAGCGAGAAGTGCACGGTTGTCGACAACGGCACCGTTCCCGGCCGCCGTGGCTCGCTCAACATCGACGACGAGGGCAATCCGACCTCGGACACTGTTCTGATCGAGAAGGGAATCCTCAAGGGCTACCTCACCGATAAGCTCTCCGCTCGCCTAATGAACATGGGCAACACCGGCAACGGCCGTCGCGAGAGCTACGAGCACATTCCCATGCCGCGCATGACGAACACCTATATGTTGAGCGGTGACGATTCGCCCGACGACATCATTCGTTCGGTGAAGCGCGGCCTCTACGCTGTCAATTTTGGCGGGGGCCAGGTCGATATTACCAACGGCAAGTTCGTCTTCTCGGCATCCGAGGCCTACATGATCGAGGACGGCAAAATCACCGCCCCGGTGAAGAACGCGACCCTGATCGGCAACGGCCCCGACGTCCTGACGCGCGTCAGCATGGTCGGCAACGACCTCAAACTCGACGAGGGCGTAGGCACCTGCGGCAAAGACGGCCAGTCCGTCCCCGTCGGCGTCGGCATCCCGACCCTGAAAGTCGACCGCCTGACCGTGGGCGGCACTGGACATTGA